From Salarias fasciatus chromosome 12, fSalaFa1.1, whole genome shotgun sequence, the proteins below share one genomic window:
- the akr1a1a gene encoding aldo-keto reductase family 1 member A1-A isoform X1 — MSSFVTLSSGQRMPMVGLGTWKSSPGQVKQAVLAALECGYRHIDCAAAYGNEQEVGEALALWIGPGKALRREEVFVTSKLWNTKHEPQDVEEACRTTLAHLGLSYVDLYLMHWPMAFQRGQELMPRRADGSIRYSDTHYRDTWRAMESLVDKGLVKAVGLSNFNARQTDDVISIARHKPVVNQVECHPYLSQTDLLSHCRSVGVSVTAYSPLGSGDRPWASPDQPCLLEDSRLAAISQRHQKTPAQIILRWHIQRGVACIPKSVTPSRIQQNLEVFDFSLSQEDMKLIESINCNERLIVPTVEVNGKKVWRDAGHPHFPFHDAY, encoded by the exons ATGAGCAGCTTTGTTACCCTCTCCTCGGGCCAGAGGATGCCCATGGTTGGTCTTGGCACGTGGAAAAGTTCCCCCGGTCAG GTGAAGCAGGCTGTGCTCGCAGCGTTGGAGTGTGGATACAGACACATCGACTGTGCTGCAGCCTACGGCAACGAACAGGAGGTCGGAGAGGCTCTGGCTCTGTGGATCGGACCTGGAAAG GCCCTGCGTCGTGAGGAAGTGTTTGTGACCTCCAAACTGTGGAACACCAAGCATGAGCCTCAGGATGTGGAAGAGGCCTGCAGGACCACTCTGGCCCACCTGGGTCTCTCCTACGTCGACCTGTACCTGATGCACTGGCCCATGGCGTTTCA ACGCGGGCAGGAGCTGATGCCTCGACGGGCCGACGGGAGTATCCGTTACTCCGACACACACTACAGAGACACTTGGAGGGCCATGGAGAGCCTCGTAGATAAAGGTCTGGTCAAGGCCGTCGGGCTGTCGAACTTCAACGCGAGGCAGACGGATGACGTTATCAGCATAGCCAGACACAAGCCTGTGGTGAACCAG gtgGAGTGTCATCCTTATCTGTCTCAAACAGATCTCCTCTCACACTGTCG GTCTGTGGGAGTGAGTGTGACGGCTTACAGTCCTCTGGGCAGTGGAGACAGACCCTGGGCCTCTCCTGACCAGCCATGCCTGCTGGAGGATTCTCGCCTGGCGGCCATCAGCCAGAGACACCAGAAAACTCCAGCCCAGATTATTCTCAG GTGGCACATTCAGAGAGGTGTGGCGTGTATCCCCAAGAGCGTGACCCCCTCCAGGATTCAGCAGAACTTGGAGGTGTTCGACTTCTCCTTGTCGCAAGAAGACATGAAGCTGATTGAATCCATAAACTGTAATGAGCGCCTCATCGTTCCCACAGTGGAGGTGA
- the dnajb5 gene encoding dnaJ homolog subfamily B member 5 produces the protein MGKDYYKTLGISRGSNEEEIKKAYRRMALRFHPDKNKDPNAEEKFKEIAEAYEVLSDPKKRVVYDQLGEEGLKTGGTSSSGAPGSSTYHYTFHGDPHATFASFFGGSNPFDMFFGSNRGHSRSNGFSFHNDHSNEAEQDMDMDEDDPFTHFGRQFGFPGGMNNGFPGEGRRRRGVPSERLGTSRKHQDPPVVHELKVSLEEIFHGCTKRMKITRRRLNPDGRSMRTEDKILNIIIKKGWKEGTKITFPKEGDETPENIPADIAFVLKDKGHAHFRRDGSNIIYNCKISLKEALCGCTVSIPTLENRIISLPCHDIIKPGTVKRVRGEGLPFPKNPSQRGDLIVEFSVRFPDRIPPQSKEIIRQHLPQS, from the exons ATGGGAAAGGACTACTACAAGACCTTGGGCATCTCCAGGGGCTCCAACGAGGAAGAGATCAAGAAAGCGTACAGGCGCATGGCGCTCCGGTTCCACCCGGACAAGAACAAAGATCCCAATGCAGAGGAGAAGTTCAAGGAGATCGCAGAGGCCTACGAGGTTCTCAGCGACCCCAAGAAAAGGGTGGTCTACGATCAGCTCGGAGAAGAAG gTTTGAAGACAGGGGGCACCAGCTCTTCGGGCGCTCCTGGCAGTTCGACATACCATTACACGTTCCATGGAGACCCTCACGCCACCTTCGCCTCCTTCTTTGGCGGCTCCAACCCATTCGACATGTTCTTTGGCTCGAACCGCGGCCACAGCCGCTCAAACGGTTTCTCCTTCCACAACGACCACAGTAACGAAGCAGAGCAGGACATGGACATGGATGAGGACGACCCCTTCACTCATTTTGGGAGGCAGTTTGGCTTCCCGGGGGGAATGAACAATGGCTTTCCCGGCGAGGGCCGCAGACGGAGAGGGGTGCCGTCGGAGCGCCTCGGGACCAGCCGGAAGCACCAGGATCCGCCGGTGGTCCACGAGCTGAAGGTCTCGCTGGAAGAGATCTTCCACGGCTGCACTAAGCGGATGAAGATCACCCGTCGCAGGCTGAACCCGGATGGGCGGAGCATGAGGACGGAGGACAAGATCCTCAACATTATTATCAAGAAGGGCTGGAAGGAGGGGACCAAGATTACTTTCCCAAAGGAAGGGGACGAGACTCCGGAGAACATTCCTGCTGACATAGCCTTTGTACTTAAAGACaaaggccacgcccacttcagGAGAGACGGTTCCAATATCATTTATAACTGCAAGATCAGTCTGAAAGAG gcGCTGTGCGGCTGTACAGTCAGTATTCCCACGCTGGAGAACCGCATCATCTCGCTCCCCTGTCACGACATCATCAAGCCCGGAACGGTGAAGCGAGTCCGGGGGGAAGGCCTGCCGTTCCCGAAGAACCCGTCGCAGCGGGGGGACCTGATCGTGGAGTTCTCGGTCCGCTTCCCCGACAGGATCCCCCCTCAGTCCAAAGAGATTATCAGACAACACCTGCCGCAGTCGTAG
- the akr1a1a gene encoding aldo-keto reductase family 1 member A1-A isoform X3, with product MSSFVTLSSGQRMPMVGLGTWKSSPGQVKQAVLAALECGYRHIDCAAAYGNEQEVGEALALWIGPGKALRREEVFVTSKLWNTKHEPQDVEEACRTTLAHLGLSYVDLYLMHWPMAFQPALCFRRGQELMPRRADGSIRYSDTHYRDTWRAMESLVDKGLVKAVGLSNFNARQTDDVISIARHKPVVNQVECHPYLSQTDLLSHCRSVGVSVTAYSPLGSGDRPWASPDQPCLLEDSRLAAISQRHQKTPAQIILRWHIQRGVACIPKSVTPSRIQQNLEVFDFSLSQEDMKLIESINCNERLIVPTVEVNGKKVWRDAGHPHFPFHDAY from the exons ATGAGCAGCTTTGTTACCCTCTCCTCGGGCCAGAGGATGCCCATGGTTGGTCTTGGCACGTGGAAAAGTTCCCCCGGTCAG GTGAAGCAGGCTGTGCTCGCAGCGTTGGAGTGTGGATACAGACACATCGACTGTGCTGCAGCCTACGGCAACGAACAGGAGGTCGGAGAGGCTCTGGCTCTGTGGATCGGACCTGGAAAG GCCCTGCGTCGTGAGGAAGTGTTTGTGACCTCCAAACTGTGGAACACCAAGCATGAGCCTCAGGATGTGGAAGAGGCCTGCAGGACCACTCTGGCCCACCTGGGTCTCTCCTACGTCGACCTGTACCTGATGCACTGGCCCATGGCGTTTCA ACCAGCCTTGTGTTTCAGACGCGGGCAGGAGCTGATGCCTCGACGGGCCGACGGGAGTATCCGTTACTCCGACACACACTACAGAGACACTTGGAGGGCCATGGAGAGCCTCGTAGATAAAGGTCTGGTCAAGGCCGTCGGGCTGTCGAACTTCAACGCGAGGCAGACGGATGACGTTATCAGCATAGCCAGACACAAGCCTGTGGTGAACCAG gtgGAGTGTCATCCTTATCTGTCTCAAACAGATCTCCTCTCACACTGTCG GTCTGTGGGAGTGAGTGTGACGGCTTACAGTCCTCTGGGCAGTGGAGACAGACCCTGGGCCTCTCCTGACCAGCCATGCCTGCTGGAGGATTCTCGCCTGGCGGCCATCAGCCAGAGACACCAGAAAACTCCAGCCCAGATTATTCTCAG GTGGCACATTCAGAGAGGTGTGGCGTGTATCCCCAAGAGCGTGACCCCCTCCAGGATTCAGCAGAACTTGGAGGTGTTCGACTTCTCCTTGTCGCAAGAAGACATGAAGCTGATTGAATCCATAAACTGTAATGAGCGCCTCATCGTTCCCACAGTGGAGGTGA
- the akr1a1a gene encoding aldo-keto reductase family 1 member A1-A isoform X2 has translation MSSFVTLSSGQRMPMVGLGTWKSSPGQVKQAVLAALECGYRHIDCAAAYGNEQEVGEALALWIGPGKALRREEVFVTSKLWNTKHEPQDVEEACRTTLAHLGLSYVDLYLMHWPMAFQRGQELMPRRADGSIRYSDTHYRDTWRAMESLVDKGLVKAVGLSNFNARQTDDVISIARHKPVVNQVECHPYLSQTDLLSHCRSVGVSVTAYSPLGSGDRPWASPDQPCLLEDSRLAAISQRHQKTPAQIILRWHIQRGVACIPKSVTPSRIQQNLEVFDFSLSQEDMKLIESINCNERLIVPTVERDGKKVWRDAGHPHFPFHDAY, from the exons ATGAGCAGCTTTGTTACCCTCTCCTCGGGCCAGAGGATGCCCATGGTTGGTCTTGGCACGTGGAAAAGTTCCCCCGGTCAG GTGAAGCAGGCTGTGCTCGCAGCGTTGGAGTGTGGATACAGACACATCGACTGTGCTGCAGCCTACGGCAACGAACAGGAGGTCGGAGAGGCTCTGGCTCTGTGGATCGGACCTGGAAAG GCCCTGCGTCGTGAGGAAGTGTTTGTGACCTCCAAACTGTGGAACACCAAGCATGAGCCTCAGGATGTGGAAGAGGCCTGCAGGACCACTCTGGCCCACCTGGGTCTCTCCTACGTCGACCTGTACCTGATGCACTGGCCCATGGCGTTTCA ACGCGGGCAGGAGCTGATGCCTCGACGGGCCGACGGGAGTATCCGTTACTCCGACACACACTACAGAGACACTTGGAGGGCCATGGAGAGCCTCGTAGATAAAGGTCTGGTCAAGGCCGTCGGGCTGTCGAACTTCAACGCGAGGCAGACGGATGACGTTATCAGCATAGCCAGACACAAGCCTGTGGTGAACCAG gtgGAGTGTCATCCTTATCTGTCTCAAACAGATCTCCTCTCACACTGTCG GTCTGTGGGAGTGAGTGTGACGGCTTACAGTCCTCTGGGCAGTGGAGACAGACCCTGGGCCTCTCCTGACCAGCCATGCCTGCTGGAGGATTCTCGCCTGGCGGCCATCAGCCAGAGACACCAGAAAACTCCAGCCCAGATTATTCTCAG GTGGCACATTCAGAGAGGTGTGGCGTGTATCCCCAAGAGCGTGACCCCCTCCAGGATTCAGCAGAACTTGGAGGTGTTCGACTTCTCCTTGTCGCAAGAAGACATGAAGCTGATTGAATCCATAAACTGTAATGAGCGCCTCATCGTTCCCACAGTGGAG